GGGGAGCCGGGACAACCGGGACTAGGGGGGTGCTGAGACCGGGAGGAGCCGTGGGGAACCGGGAGGAGTCGGGACGGGGGGAACCGGCACCGGGGGGAGCGGGGGGAACCGGAGGGGAACTCCCCGTTCCCCCCGGTCCCGGGAGCCGGGGTGTGCTGGGACCGGGGGGAACGGGGACCGGGGAAGAGACGGGAGCTGGAACTGGGGGGAAACGGGATCGGGGGGTGCCGGGACCGGGAGGAGCGGGGAGAAGCGGGGAGCGGGGGGATCGCGGGGGAAGCAGGACTGGAGGGAGCCGGGGGGAAGCCGGAGGGAGACGGGACCGGGGATGAACCGGGACCGGGGGGAACCGAGGGGAAACCGGGACTGGGGTGAGCCGGGGGGAACCGGGAGCCGGGACCGGGGGGGAACCGGGACTGGGGGGAGCCGGGAGCTGGGACCGGGGGGTGCtgggactggggggaactgggaccAGGGGGAACCggcaccctggcacaggggtgcCATGGGGAACCGGGATCCGGAACCGGGGGGAGCCCAGACCCCGGGAGAAGAGCGGATCTGGGGAAAGCCTCAATCCCGAGGGGAGCACAGACTGGGGAGAGCACGGACTGGGGAGATCCCCGGCCAGAGGGGAGTAAAGCCCCATGGATGGCCCCCGCCCTGCATGAGAAACCCAGCCCCAAGGGGAGCCCTGGCCCCGATCTCGGCTGGGTTTGCCCAGTGCTGAGcacccctgggctctgcccgGCCTGCCTGAGGGGATGCTTTGctttggggctgctcctgcgctttcccccaaacccatccattccctgcccctccGTCCCTCCGTGCTGGAGGCAGAACTCACCCGTGATGCAGCCCCCGAGCGtggcaagcagcagggtgaggggcagggcacTGAGCTGGATCAACGCCTGGTCAGTGACTGTCCGGCTGCCCTGGGTCACCAGTGGGAacaccagctccagcctgcaTGCCAGACAGGGCACAGGCTTTGGGGAGCTGCTTTTGCTTGTTTTGGGAGCTTTGTTTGGCTCCTATCTCTGGGTTTTGCCTCCTAAAGGGCTGCTGTACCAGGGGAGTGGTGCAGCCCTGATCGCAGGGGTTGTGGTGACCCCAGCTTGGTGCATAAGGCACTGGCAGCCCTGATTCTGGCTCCTCTCACCTGTAACCAAAAGTGTCAGCGGTGGCCAGCAGCGTCAGCAGCGTCCCCAGCAGGGCCCCCAGCACCCCGGGCAGCCCGTGGGTGTTGTGCACCCCACACGTGTCCTGGATTTTCAGCTTGGAGTGCAGAACAGGCTGgggagagcacagggaagagctggTGGTGGGCTGGGATCAGCTGCCCAGGTGTTTGTGGGTTTGGGATCAGatccctgggctgggatcagCACCCCTGGGGACTCACCGTGAAGAATCTGAAGCCAAGGGGGGTGATGAGGCCAACCAGAAACCCTGCGATGAGGGCACCAAAGGGGGTGAGCAGCATCTCTCCAGCCATGCCCATCACGGCCATGGCAGCCAGGGTGGCATCCTGGAGCTGAACCTGATGGAGCAGGACACGGTCAGGGGAATGGACTCCATGGAGAGCACCagcatggggctgggagaggggttTGTCTTCCTCAAATTGGtggccatgatattttctgaaaaatcctttccttaggatttttcctcctgagaagctgggaggcctcaggaacaaaatgtaaacaatggttatctgctgctgtggaatgcaacaggtgcatctgggattggtctcatgtggttgtttctaattaatggccaaccacagctGGCTTagactctgtctgagccacaagcttttgttatcattccttctttttctattcttagccagccttctgatgaaatcctttcttctattcttttagtatagttttaatataatatatatgatattaaatatatattatttaaataaataaaataataaatcaagccttctgaaacatggagtcagatcctcgtctcttccctcatccttggacccctgtgaacaccgtcacagaggacagcagtggcagcagctccagggatgtCCCCTGGGGCCTCCTGCTAGGGGACTGTAGCTAtgatattataaatataaaaggattttctgaaaaatccttttctaaggactttttctcctgagaggcctcaagaacaaaatgtaaacaatgattatctgctgctgtggaatgcaacaggtgcatctgggattggtctcatgtggttgtttctaattaatggccaatcacagtcagctggcttggactctgtctgagccacaaacctttgttatcattccttctttttttattcttagctagccttctgatgaaatcccttcttctattcttttagtatagttttaatatatataatacgtgaccgtgttcacaggggtttttggttgggggaagagatgaggatctgactccatgtttcagaaggcttgatttattattttattatatatattacattaaaactatactacaagaacagaagaaaggatttcatcagaaggctagctaagaatagaatagcaaagaatgataacaaaggcttgtggttTGGGCTatctgtccgagccagctgggctgtgattggccattaattaaaaacaaccacatgagaccaatcccagatgcacctgttgcattccacagcagcagataatcattgtttacattttgttcctgaggcctcccagcttctcaggaggaaaaatcttaaggaaaggattttccataaaagatgtctgtgacaataatatgtatcataaaataataaatcaagccttctgaaacatggagtcagatcctcatctcttccctcttccttggacccctgtgaacacggtcacaaatTTGTTCTTAATGAACCTTAATGAGCCTTACAGgcctcccctttttccctggGTGTGTTCAGGCCTGTTCCTACAGGGCAGGGTGTGGGTTTGTCCCAGGACAGGACTGACCTACCATCCTTGGGGTGCTCTCCTCATAGAGCACAGGAGAGAGGATGAAGGCGGACATGGTGCTTGCCACCAGTGAAAAGTAGGAGTTGAGCACTGCCCAGTTCTCTCCATCATGGTGGACAGTGGTGGTGGAGGTGAAACTGGGCCAGAAGATCCACAGGTAGATGgttcctgcagggagcagaacaggTCTTGGTGCTGGAGTTGATCCCTTGTGGGACATAAAGTTCCTGTGAGGGCCAAGAGATGCACGAGGCCACAAGGGAGGTTCAGATAGAACACAAGGAAATGGTTTTTCTAGAAGAGGGTGGTGCAGCCCAGACAAGTCCATAGGGAGGTGCAGAACATCTGTCCTTGATGTTTGCAGCAATCTCCTGCTCAAAGCCACACCCTCAGATTGGTGACAACCCTTCCACCACCAGCTCTAGCTGCTGCAGATTTGAGCTCCATACCAACCACAGCAAAGACATCCTTGTGGTGCCCCTTatcctgctgctcttccctcttcctcttGTCCTTGTGGGGCTGGTACAGGACCCGTGAAACCATCAGGCCAAAATAAGCACCAAAGGTGTGCACGGTCAAGGAGCCTCCACTGTCGCTCACCTGGGGAGTGTGGGAAACATGGAAAGTGCAGGAATTGGGGTGATATGGAAACCCAGGGGACCAGGAATGTTCCTCTGTCTGCTCTGACCCCCAGGGAGCTCTGACTTTGACtctcattcatggagaaagtttcccagacttcaagatagactggaacCCACACAAGTGTGAAATAaattatagagagtagtgtaggtttatcacttggtgagaaattgagatttttggggtttttagtatgcacagggtgtcatcctgggtttcttcttcatgggtttgggtggcattttgtaattgggcagaaaagtccctgttgcagctctttgggatcagttattgtgttaaaagggaaataatctaggtgtcagttc
The window above is part of the Ammospiza caudacuta isolate bAmmCau1 chromosome 30, bAmmCau1.pri, whole genome shotgun sequence genome. Proteins encoded here:
- the RHBG gene encoding ammonium transporter Rh type B — protein: MPEHAAASRLWFSGLCFLLQILLILLFAALVRYSPKGSPELCPPQLNCSQRSQDPNFLQPRFQDVHVQLLLSFGLLVAFLSRYGPGSAAIIILITAFSIQWAVLMQGMLFFFLSGKISVGAQSMVSADFCTAAVLISTGAVLGRVSPVQMLLLALLEVTLCTLHEFILLRLMGVSDSGGSLTVHTFGAYFGLMVSRVLYQPHKDKRKREEQQDKGHHKDVFAVVGTIYLWIFWPSFTSTTTVHHDGENWAVLNSYFSLVASTMSAFILSPVLYEESTPRMVQLQDATLAAMAVMGMAGEMLLTPFGALIAGFLVGLITPLGFRFFTPVLHSKLKIQDTCGVHNTHGLPGVLGALLGTLLTLLATADTFGYRLELVFPLVTQGSRTVTDQALIQLSALPLTLLLATLGGCITGTILKIKVPRCCADTQYKESPGLQEVPEEGSEPSARGKEELGISTLV